One Amorphoplanes digitatis genomic window carries:
- a CDS encoding serine/threonine-protein kinase: MISPGVTLGGRYRLDERIAGGGMGDVWRGTDEVLGRTVAVKILLPALLDEPGFAERFRGEARTMATINHPGVVDVYDYGSDQQLAFLVMEYVEGDALSRTLSRVGRLTPARTMALVAQAADALQAAHANGIVHRDVKPGNLLVRPNGTLVLTDFGIARSALVGQLTVAGSVLGTASYISPEQASGAVATAASDVYALGVVAYQCLSGHRPFDGSTPIEIAMKHVRDTPRPLPADIPPAVRAIVDRALAKDPGARWPTASAMAAVARQAASSLTTQINQQAVNGSGQGHPQPAGPAMNRPHSGAPASGPPGHPVSGQARPPYPPIPRPVSGGQARGAASVPPAQQPYRHPSAPPMQHHPIQGGKPEGSGGRQVLIVLAVVLALLVLLCAGVISFLLKQGNTGAIGDLADRPTIAGAGSAAQWTPVASYRLPKQAAAPGNLHHATEGRQTL, encoded by the coding sequence ATGATCAGCCCTGGGGTCACCCTCGGCGGCCGGTACCGCTTGGACGAGCGGATCGCCGGAGGCGGCATGGGCGACGTGTGGCGCGGCACCGACGAGGTGCTGGGCCGGACGGTCGCCGTCAAGATTCTGCTACCGGCCCTGCTGGACGAGCCCGGCTTCGCCGAGCGCTTCCGCGGCGAGGCCCGGACCATGGCCACCATCAACCACCCCGGCGTGGTCGACGTCTACGACTACGGCAGCGACCAGCAGCTCGCGTTCCTGGTCATGGAGTACGTCGAGGGCGACGCCCTTTCGCGCACCCTGAGCCGGGTCGGCCGGCTCACCCCGGCGCGCACGATGGCGCTGGTCGCGCAGGCCGCGGACGCGCTACAGGCCGCGCACGCGAACGGCATCGTGCACCGCGACGTCAAGCCCGGCAACCTGCTGGTACGCCCGAACGGCACGCTGGTGCTCACCGACTTCGGCATCGCCCGGTCCGCCCTTGTCGGGCAGCTGACCGTGGCGGGCTCGGTGCTGGGCACGGCGTCGTACATCTCACCGGAGCAGGCCTCCGGAGCGGTCGCCACGGCCGCCTCCGATGTCTACGCTCTCGGCGTGGTCGCATACCAGTGCCTGTCCGGACACCGGCCCTTCGACGGCTCGACGCCGATCGAGATCGCCATGAAGCACGTCCGGGACACCCCGCGGCCGCTGCCCGCCGACATCCCGCCGGCGGTCCGTGCGATCGTCGACCGGGCGCTGGCCAAGGACCCCGGTGCGCGCTGGCCCACCGCCTCGGCGATGGCCGCCGTGGCCCGGCAGGCCGCCTCGTCCCTGACCACCCAGATAAATCAGCAGGCCGTCAACGGCTCCGGCCAGGGGCACCCGCAGCCGGCCGGTCCGGCGATGAACCGGCCGCACTCGGGCGCACCGGCCTCGGGCCCGCCCGGGCATCCGGTCTCGGGCCAGGCCCGGCCGCCCTATCCGCCCATCCCCCGCCCGGTCTCGGGCGGTCAGGCGCGCGGAGCGGCCTCGGTGCCGCCGGCACAGCAGCCATACCGGCACCCGTCGGCGCCGCCGATGCAGCATCACCCGATTCAGGGCGGCAAGCCCGAGGGTTCCGGCGGCCGGCAGGTACTGATCGTGCTGGCGGTGGTCCTCGCACTTCTGGTCCTGCTCTGCGCCGGTGTCATCTCGTTCCTGCTTAAACAGGGCAATACCGGTGCGATAGGCGACCTGGCCGACCGGCCCACGATCGCCGGGGCGGGCTCCGCCGCGCAGTGGACGCCGGTGGCGTCGTACCGTCTTCCGAAGCAGGCTGCCGCTCCGGGCAACCTGCACCACGCGACCGAAGGACGACAGACGCTATGA
- a CDS encoding peptidoglycan D,D-transpeptidase FtsI family protein yields the protein MNAPLRKAGVVILVLFGLLFANLNWVQGYKADDYRTSDYNGRVRVAEYQVPRGVIEVGGQGLAINKATEGTLKFLRVYPEKKLYAPIIGYKPVNIAEVGIERSENEFLSGASDKLFADRVSAMFTGDNAGGGNVVLSVKPKAQETAYKQVTNNERGAKKGSAVAIDPSTGAVQAMVSFPTFDPNPLVSHDTEAAAAEYKKLNEDKDKPLLNRALSETYPPGSTFKVLVSAAALQEGYEKSTEIPAGSTYTAPGSGAPIKNSEAETCPGSKVTLEEALTDSCNTGFAQLGVELGRDKVMKTAQAWGFEQEDLTVGNLEGPGLPVAASHTGAMANPDGSTDQAALAQSSIGQKDVRMTTMQGALMAATVANGGRQMRPYLVQQLLSPDRRPIYNASPQTLRTPIDGDVASDLKDMMVSVVENGTGKAAQIDGFQVGGKTGTAQNAVGADDHGWFIGFAFNDKGEAVSAVCVMLENVPGGHASAEAARIAGLIMKAAAGRGGD from the coding sequence GTGAACGCACCTCTGCGCAAGGCCGGCGTGGTCATCCTCGTCCTCTTCGGCCTGCTCTTCGCCAACCTGAACTGGGTGCAGGGCTACAAGGCCGACGACTACCGCACCAGCGACTACAACGGCCGCGTCCGGGTCGCCGAGTACCAGGTCCCGCGCGGCGTCATCGAGGTCGGCGGCCAGGGTCTCGCGATCAACAAGGCCACCGAGGGCACGCTGAAGTTCCTGCGGGTGTACCCGGAGAAGAAGCTCTACGCGCCGATCATCGGCTACAAGCCGGTCAACATCGCCGAGGTCGGCATCGAGCGCAGCGAGAACGAGTTCCTCTCCGGCGCCAGCGACAAGCTCTTCGCCGACCGGGTCAGCGCGATGTTCACCGGCGACAACGCCGGCGGCGGCAACGTCGTGCTGTCGGTCAAGCCCAAGGCGCAGGAGACGGCCTACAAGCAGGTCACCAACAACGAGCGCGGCGCCAAGAAGGGCTCCGCGGTGGCGATCGACCCGAGCACCGGCGCGGTGCAGGCGATGGTGTCGTTCCCGACTTTCGATCCGAACCCGCTGGTCAGCCACGACACGGAGGCGGCCGCCGCGGAGTACAAGAAGCTGAACGAGGACAAGGACAAGCCGCTGCTGAACCGCGCGCTGTCCGAGACCTACCCGCCCGGCTCCACCTTCAAGGTCCTCGTCTCGGCGGCCGCGCTCCAGGAGGGCTACGAGAAGAGCACCGAGATCCCGGCCGGCTCCACCTACACCGCGCCCGGCTCCGGCGCTCCGATCAAGAACTCGGAGGCGGAGACCTGCCCCGGCTCGAAGGTCACCCTCGAGGAGGCCCTGACCGACAGCTGCAACACCGGCTTCGCGCAGCTCGGCGTCGAGCTCGGCCGCGACAAGGTGATGAAGACCGCGCAGGCGTGGGGCTTCGAGCAGGAGGACCTGACGGTCGGAAACCTGGAGGGCCCGGGCCTGCCGGTCGCGGCCAGCCACACCGGCGCCATGGCCAACCCGGACGGCAGCACCGACCAGGCCGCGCTCGCACAGTCGTCGATCGGGCAGAAGGACGTCCGGATGACGACGATGCAGGGCGCGCTGATGGCGGCGACGGTCGCCAACGGCGGACGGCAGATGCGGCCGTACCTGGTGCAGCAGCTGCTCAGCCCCGATCGGCGGCCGATATACAACGCCAGCCCGCAGACGCTGCGCACGCCGATCGACGGCGACGTCGCGAGCGACCTCAAGGACATGATGGTCAGCGTCGTCGAGAACGGCACCGGCAAGGCGGCGCAGATCGACGGCTTCCAGGTCGGCGGCAAGACCGGCACGGCGCAGAACGCCGTCGGGGCCGACGACCACGGATGGTTCATCGGATTCGCCTTCAACGACAAGGGCGAGGCGGTATCGGCGGTCTGCGTCATGCTGGAGAACGTGCCCGGCGGTCACGCGAGCGCCGAGGCGGCCCGGATCGCGGGGCTCATCATGAAGGCCGCGGCGGGCCGGGGAGGGGACTGA
- a CDS encoding FtsW/RodA/SpoVE family cell cycle protein, giving the protein MAIVALYGATVEANQFGEITPTFWVPAALLSVLFLGLHLVVRYVAPYADPVLIPAVALINGLGVGFLRRLDVAKSIADKDPVPGYFAGAGGRQLAWTLVAVVLAAILLLVVRDHKTVSRYAYTLGLVGIVLVMIPAVLPGSLSEVNGAKLWIKMGAFSIQPGEFAKLALVSFFAYYLVRKREVLSLASRRFLGIDFPRGRDLGPVVTVWLLSLLVLVFEKDLGTALLYFGLFVVTLYVATERASWLIIGLVMFFGGVYLAYLLGAAVGGPFANFYDRATVWLDPFASENYERVGGSYQLVQGLLGLGTGGLFGTGPGAGSPGFVPEVRNDFIFAGMGEEIGLFGLSALLICYLLIVERGLRTALAVRDSFGKLVAGGLAFTLGLQVFVILGGITGLIPLTGQTTPFLSAGGSSLMANWLLIAMLLRISDAARRPTTGGPAASPGVPKQPPAQLHGAMTEVIRP; this is encoded by the coding sequence ATGGCGATCGTCGCCCTGTACGGGGCAACGGTCGAGGCCAACCAGTTCGGCGAGATCACGCCGACCTTCTGGGTGCCGGCCGCGCTGCTGAGCGTGCTCTTCCTCGGCCTGCACCTGGTGGTCCGCTACGTGGCGCCGTACGCGGACCCGGTCCTGATCCCCGCCGTCGCGCTGATCAACGGCCTGGGCGTCGGCTTCCTGCGCCGCCTCGACGTCGCCAAGTCGATCGCCGACAAGGACCCCGTGCCCGGCTACTTCGCGGGCGCCGGCGGCCGTCAGCTCGCCTGGACGCTGGTGGCCGTGGTGCTGGCGGCGATCCTGCTGCTGGTCGTGCGGGACCACAAGACCGTTTCGCGGTACGCGTACACGCTGGGCCTGGTCGGCATCGTGCTGGTGATGATCCCGGCGGTGCTGCCGGGCAGCCTGTCCGAGGTCAACGGCGCCAAGCTGTGGATCAAGATGGGCGCGTTCTCGATCCAGCCCGGCGAGTTCGCGAAGCTGGCCCTGGTCTCCTTCTTCGCCTACTACCTGGTCCGCAAGCGCGAGGTGCTCTCGCTGGCCAGCCGCCGCTTCCTCGGCATCGACTTCCCCCGCGGCCGCGACCTGGGCCCGGTCGTCACGGTGTGGCTGCTCTCGCTGCTGGTCCTGGTGTTCGAGAAAGACCTCGGTACGGCGCTGCTCTACTTCGGCCTGTTCGTCGTGACCCTGTACGTCGCCACCGAGCGGGCCAGCTGGCTGATCATCGGCCTGGTCATGTTCTTCGGCGGCGTCTACCTGGCGTACCTGCTGGGCGCCGCGGTCGGCGGACCGTTCGCCAACTTCTACGACCGCGCGACGGTCTGGCTCGACCCGTTCGCCTCGGAGAACTACGAGCGGGTCGGCGGCAGCTACCAGCTGGTGCAGGGCCTGCTCGGGCTCGGGACGGGCGGGCTGTTCGGCACCGGGCCGGGTGCCGGCTCACCGGGCTTCGTGCCCGAGGTGCGCAACGACTTCATCTTCGCCGGCATGGGCGAGGAGATCGGCCTCTTCGGCCTCTCCGCCCTGCTGATCTGCTACCTGCTGATCGTCGAGCGCGGCCTGCGGACGGCTCTCGCGGTACGCGACTCGTTCGGCAAGCTGGTCGCCGGCGGCCTCGCGTTCACCCTGGGCTTGCAGGTCTTCGTCATCCTTGGTGGCATCACCGGGTTGATCCCGCTGACCGGTCAGACCACGCCGTTCCTGTCCGCCGGCGGTTCGTCGCTGATGGCGAACTGGCTGCTCATCGCGATGCTGCTGCGGATCTCCGACGCCGCACGCAGGCCGACGACCGGCGGCCCGGCGGCATCGCCCGGTGTACCGAAGCAACCGCCCGCCCAGCTGCACGGCGCCATGACGGAGGTGATCAGGCCGTGA
- a CDS encoding PP2C family protein-serine/threonine phosphatase, which produces MTLTLRYAAQSDRGLIRDGNQDSVYAGPRLLAVADGMGGMAAGDVASNIVIAAMAPLDEDVPGDALVDALRHAVGTANQTLRDTVDANPHLEGMGTTLTAVLFSGSKIGMVHIGDSRAYMLRQGEFSQITKDDTYVQMLVDEGRISPEEASSHPQRSLLTRALDGRDIDPEYSVRQVLKGDRYLICSDGLSGVVSAETIDESMRDIPDPQVCVERLVQLALRGGGPDNITVVIADATDADIMEQAPIVGGAAARDRGNSTVADSSSAAARAAALQAPPRPAQPEGAAYERDEPEQPGRHPVRTSLLVLLLLGVLGGGLYLGWQYTQKQYYVGATPQGQLAIYRGVPGQIAGLDLSSVHETSPARLDDLTLVAQARVKEGIHADSQPDARRRLAELTSDEPSNPNLKPICSPSSPAPTVTQPVNPSGAPSAAGKTPSPGRNTPFSAPALAPATTPDAPPSDSAPPVIDPVGCRPVD; this is translated from the coding sequence ATGACCCTGACCCTGCGCTACGCCGCCCAAAGCGACCGCGGTCTGATCCGAGACGGAAACCAAGACTCCGTCTACGCCGGACCGCGGCTCCTTGCCGTCGCCGACGGCATGGGCGGCATGGCCGCCGGTGACGTCGCCAGCAACATCGTCATCGCGGCCATGGCACCGCTGGACGAGGACGTACCCGGCGATGCGCTGGTCGACGCCCTTCGTCACGCGGTCGGCACGGCCAACCAGACCCTGCGCGACACCGTCGACGCCAATCCGCACCTGGAGGGCATGGGCACCACGCTGACCGCGGTGCTCTTCTCCGGCAGCAAGATCGGCATGGTGCACATCGGCGACTCGCGCGCCTACATGCTGCGCCAGGGCGAGTTCTCGCAGATCACCAAGGACGACACCTACGTACAGATGCTGGTCGACGAGGGCCGGATCAGTCCGGAGGAGGCGAGCAGCCACCCGCAGCGGTCGCTGCTGACCCGCGCGCTCGACGGCCGGGACATCGACCCGGAGTACTCGGTCCGCCAGGTCCTCAAGGGTGACCGCTACCTGATCTGTAGCGACGGTCTTTCCGGCGTCGTCAGCGCCGAGACCATCGACGAGAGCATGCGGGACATCCCGGATCCGCAGGTCTGCGTGGAGCGGCTCGTGCAGCTCGCGCTCCGCGGCGGCGGCCCCGACAACATCACCGTGGTGATCGCCGACGCGACCGACGCCGACATCATGGAGCAGGCACCGATCGTCGGCGGCGCGGCCGCCCGCGACCGCGGCAACTCGACGGTGGCGGACTCGTCCAGCGCGGCCGCCCGCGCGGCGGCCCTCCAGGCGCCGCCGCGGCCCGCGCAGCCCGAGGGGGCGGCCTACGAGCGGGACGAGCCGGAGCAGCCGGGTCGGCACCCGGTGCGGACCAGCCTGCTGGTGCTCCTGCTGCTCGGCGTGCTCGGCGGCGGCCTCTACCTGGGCTGGCAGTACACCCAGAAGCAGTACTACGTCGGCGCTACGCCGCAGGGCCAGCTCGCGATCTACCGTGGCGTGCCCGGTCAGATCGCCGGCCTCGACCTGTCGAGCGTCCACGAGACCAGCCCGGCCCGCCTGGACGACCTCACCCTGGTCGCGCAGGCCCGGGTCAAGGAGGGCATCCACGCGGACAGCCAGCCCGACGCGCGCCGCCGGCTGGCCGAGCTCACCAGCGATGAGCCGTCCAACCCGAACCTGAAGCCGATCTGCTCGCCGAGCAGCCCCGCGCCGACGGTGACGCAGCCGGTGAACCCGTCCGGCGCACCGTCCGCGGCAGGGAAGACACCGTCTCCCGGCCGGAACACACCCTTTTCGGCGCCGGCGCTCGCGCCTGCCACCACGCCGGACGCCCCGCCTTCGGACTCTGCCCCGCCGGTCATCGACCCGGTCGGGTGCCGACCCGTCGACTGA
- a CDS encoding FHA domain-containing protein FhaB/FipA, translated as MPEFVLTVARFGFLVLLWIFVFTVVGVIRKDLFAGVRSKSIVASPRGVGGAVMQGRPAKAKRGKAARQLVVTAGQLAGTRITLGEAQITIGRAEDSTLVITDDFASARHARLVPRDGQWFVEDLGSTNGTYLDRGKVSGPTPVPLGVPIRIGRTSLELRP; from the coding sequence TTGCCAGAATTCGTCCTTACCGTCGCTCGGTTCGGCTTCCTCGTCCTGCTGTGGATCTTTGTGTTCACAGTGGTGGGGGTCATCCGAAAGGACCTTTTCGCCGGAGTCCGGTCCAAGAGCATCGTCGCGAGCCCGCGAGGCGTGGGTGGTGCGGTGATGCAGGGCCGGCCCGCGAAGGCGAAGCGTGGCAAGGCGGCCCGGCAACTCGTCGTGACCGCCGGTCAGCTGGCCGGCACGAGGATCACGCTCGGTGAGGCTCAGATTACTATCGGACGGGCGGAGGACTCGACGCTGGTCATCACCGACGACTTCGCGTCGGCTCGACACGCCCGGCTCGTGCCGCGGGACGGCCAGTGGTTCGTGGAGGACCTCGGCTCGACGAACGGCACCTACCTCGATCGCGGTAAGGTCTCCGGACCTACTCCCGTCCCCCTTGGCGTGCCGATCCGGATCGGCCGCACTTCACTTGAGTTACGGCCATGA
- a CDS encoding FhaA domain-containing protein gives MSSEPEEEPVSVLQRFEKRLEGLVEGAFAKVFKGVVHPVEILNAMQREAEAHKAILAGGRTLVPNRYVIDLSPYDHSRLAPYAAALAQELAQSQAEFIGEQAWTVYGDVIVEIERGDGLDTGMFRVTAEVYTGGEVAPVQQPAYDAAPAYSPYDQQQQGGYQQHGHNGRNVGLVSGDGRTYPLQMGSTVIGRGDQANLRLPDVGISRRHARLDYDGSQVVLTDLGSTNGTMVNGQRVSAVALNPGDMIQLGTTTLTFRVDG, from the coding sequence ATGTCCTCGGAACCCGAGGAGGAGCCGGTGAGCGTGCTGCAGCGCTTTGAGAAGCGGTTGGAAGGCCTGGTCGAGGGGGCCTTTGCGAAGGTGTTCAAGGGTGTCGTGCACCCGGTGGAGATTCTGAATGCGATGCAGCGGGAGGCCGAGGCACACAAGGCCATCCTCGCCGGTGGCCGTACCTTGGTGCCTAACCGCTACGTGATCGATCTCTCGCCGTACGACCACAGCAGGTTGGCGCCGTATGCCGCCGCGCTGGCCCAGGAGTTGGCTCAGTCACAGGCCGAGTTCATCGGTGAGCAGGCCTGGACTGTCTACGGCGATGTCATCGTCGAGATCGAGCGCGGTGACGGGCTCGATACCGGCATGTTCCGCGTCACGGCGGAGGTGTACACCGGCGGCGAGGTCGCCCCGGTGCAGCAGCCCGCCTACGACGCTGCGCCGGCGTACTCGCCGTACGACCAGCAGCAGCAGGGTGGGTACCAGCAGCATGGGCACAACGGCCGCAATGTCGGCCTGGTGTCCGGCGATGGGCGCACCTACCCGTTGCAGATGGGCTCGACGGTGATAGGCCGCGGCGACCAGGCGAATCTGCGCCTGCCGGACGTCGGCATCTCCCGTCGGCATGCCCGGCTGGACTACGACGGCAGCCAGGTCGTGCTTACCGATCTGGGATCGACGAACGGCACGATGGTCAACGGCCAGCGCGTGTCGGCCGTGGCACTCAACCCGGGCGACATGATCCAGCTGGGCACGACCACGCTTACGTTCCGAGTGGACGGCTAG
- a CDS encoding NAD-dependent epimerase/dehydratase family protein: MAVALVTGSGGLIGSEAVRHFAGLGLEVVGIDNDMRQEFFGAEASTAWNVQQLTAELGSAYSHHGVDIRDRDSLAKIFQRYRSDIAVVIHTAAQPSHDWAVRDPFTDFDVNAGGTLNMLQNTREYCIDAPFIHCSTNKVYGDTPNRLPLVEQETRWEIDPGHAYADGITEDMSIDHCLHSVFGASKVAADVMAQEYGRYFGMKTAIFRGGTLTGPAHSATELHGFLGYVMRANMERRLYRIFGYKGKQVRDAIHSHDVLSAFEAFFRNPRSAAVYNLGGGRHSNCSNLEAFAMAEKISGTEMVTEYVDENRIGDHQWWIGSMAAFQADYPEWKQVYDVPMILQEIYEANVDKWVPAAKS, translated from the coding sequence GTGGCCGTCGCCCTGGTAACCGGATCAGGTGGTCTCATCGGCTCCGAGGCGGTCCGGCACTTTGCCGGGCTTGGCCTCGAGGTTGTTGGGATCGACAACGACATGCGGCAGGAGTTCTTCGGCGCGGAGGCCTCGACGGCCTGGAATGTGCAGCAGCTCACCGCGGAGCTCGGGTCGGCCTACTCGCACCACGGGGTGGACATCCGGGATCGGGACTCGCTGGCGAAGATCTTCCAGCGGTACCGGTCGGATATCGCCGTGGTGATCCACACGGCGGCGCAGCCGTCGCATGACTGGGCCGTGCGTGATCCGTTCACCGACTTCGACGTGAACGCCGGCGGGACGCTCAACATGTTGCAGAACACTCGTGAGTACTGCATCGACGCGCCGTTCATCCACTGCTCGACCAACAAGGTTTACGGCGACACGCCTAATCGGCTGCCGCTGGTCGAGCAGGAGACCCGGTGGGAGATCGACCCCGGGCACGCGTATGCGGACGGCATCACCGAGGACATGTCGATCGACCACTGCCTGCACTCGGTCTTCGGCGCGTCGAAGGTCGCGGCCGACGTGATGGCGCAGGAGTACGGGCGTTACTTCGGGATGAAGACGGCGATCTTCCGGGGTGGCACGCTGACGGGACCGGCGCACTCGGCCACCGAGCTGCATGGGTTCCTCGGGTACGTGATGCGCGCCAACATGGAGCGGCGGCTGTACCGGATCTTCGGCTACAAGGGCAAGCAGGTCCGCGACGCCATCCACAGCCACGACGTGCTCAGCGCGTTCGAGGCGTTCTTCCGCAACCCGCGCTCGGCGGCGGTCTACAACCTCGGCGGCGGCCGGCACTCGAACTGCTCGAACCTCGAGGCGTTCGCCATGGCGGAGAAGATCAGCGGCACCGAGATGGTCACCGAGTACGTCGACGAGAACCGGATCGGCGACCACCAGTGGTGGATCGGCTCGATGGCCGCGTTCCAGGCCGACTACCCGGAGTGGAAGCAGGTCTACGACGTCCCGATGATCCTCCAGGAGATCTACGAGGCGAACGTCGACAAGTGGGTTCCGGCGGCCAAGTCGTGA
- a CDS encoding WecB/TagA/CpsF family glycosyltransferase — protein sequence MAQGKKNVLGVLVDAIDYEAATAQIIEAARERRPYAVTALAVHGVMTGVQDRAHNARLNSFDLVTPDGQPVRGALNLLHRAGLTDRVYGPELTLRVLRQAAAEGLPVYLYGSTEPTLEKLVPALERMFPALKIAGVEASKFRSVQPGEDAGIADRIKASGARIVLVGLGCPRQEIFTYAMRPLLDMPLLAVGAAFDYHAGLLRNPPAWMQKYSLEWLWRLGLEPKRLWRRYILLNPAYVSRLAAQRLGLWKATPPAPATEPVTSFAV from the coding sequence ATCGCCCAGGGCAAGAAGAACGTCCTCGGCGTACTGGTCGACGCGATCGACTACGAGGCCGCGACCGCGCAGATCATCGAGGCGGCGCGCGAGCGCCGGCCCTACGCGGTGACCGCGCTGGCCGTGCACGGCGTCATGACCGGCGTGCAGGACCGGGCGCACAACGCCCGGCTCAACTCCTTCGACCTGGTCACCCCCGACGGCCAGCCGGTGCGCGGCGCGCTCAACCTGCTGCACCGGGCCGGCCTCACCGACCGGGTGTACGGCCCGGAGCTCACCCTGCGCGTCCTGCGCCAGGCCGCCGCGGAGGGCCTGCCGGTCTACCTGTACGGCTCGACGGAGCCGACGCTGGAGAAGCTGGTGCCGGCGCTGGAGCGGATGTTCCCCGCGCTGAAGATCGCCGGGGTCGAGGCGTCGAAGTTCCGCAGCGTCCAGCCGGGCGAGGACGCCGGGATCGCGGACCGGATCAAGGCGTCGGGCGCGCGCATCGTCCTGGTCGGGCTGGGCTGCCCGCGCCAGGAGATCTTCACGTACGCGATGCGCCCGCTGCTCGACATGCCGCTGCTCGCCGTCGGTGCGGCGTTCGACTACCACGCGGGCCTGCTCAGGAACCCGCCCGCGTGGATGCAGAAGTACTCCCTCGAGTGGCTGTGGCGGCTCGGGCTGGAACCGAAGCGGCTCTGGAGGCGCTACATCCTGCTGAACCCGGCGTACGTGTCGCGGTTGGCGGCGCAGCGGCTCGGCCTGTGGAAGGCGACCCCGCCCGCGCCGGCCACCGAGCCGGTCACGAGTTTCGCGGTCTGA